In a single window of the Saccharothrix australiensis genome:
- a CDS encoding 1,4-dihydroxy-2-naphthoate polyprenyltransferase, whose amino-acid sequence MATVAQWISGTRPRTLPNSIAPVLVGAGAAHHVDGFVPLWSALALLVSVALQIGVNYANDYSDGIRGTDAHRVGPFRLVGSGAANPKAVRAAAFAALGVAALAGAALIALSGRYWLVAFGAVCIAGAWFYTGGRKPYGYSGLGELAVFLFFGPAAVLGTLYVQTGEITGIGIGGAIAMGSFSTGVMIANSLRDIPTDREAGKRTLATTLGDRDSRRLYLALITIPFLITLAISLRQPLALLAFLSLPLAALGALRVARGSKGPALIPVLQHTGLAMLLWAVITTATLVIA is encoded by the coding sequence ATGGCCACAGTCGCCCAGTGGATCTCGGGAACCCGACCGCGCACCCTGCCGAACTCCATCGCGCCCGTCCTGGTGGGCGCGGGGGCGGCGCACCACGTCGACGGCTTCGTCCCGCTCTGGTCGGCGCTGGCGCTGCTCGTGTCGGTGGCGCTCCAGATCGGGGTGAACTACGCCAACGACTACTCCGACGGCATCCGGGGGACCGACGCGCACCGCGTCGGCCCGTTCCGGCTCGTCGGCTCGGGGGCGGCGAACCCGAAGGCGGTGCGCGCGGCGGCGTTCGCGGCACTGGGCGTGGCCGCGCTGGCGGGCGCGGCGCTGATCGCGCTCAGCGGTCGCTACTGGCTGGTCGCGTTCGGCGCGGTGTGCATCGCGGGCGCGTGGTTCTACACCGGCGGGCGCAAGCCGTACGGCTACTCGGGCCTGGGCGAACTGGCCGTCTTCCTCTTCTTCGGCCCCGCCGCCGTCCTGGGCACCCTGTACGTGCAGACCGGCGAGATCACCGGCATCGGCATCGGCGGGGCGATCGCGATGGGCTCGTTCTCGACCGGCGTCATGATCGCGAACAGCCTGCGCGACATCCCGACCGACCGGGAGGCGGGCAAGCGCACCCTGGCGACCACCCTGGGCGACCGCGACTCCCGCCGCCTCTACCTGGCCCTCATCACCATCCCGTTCCTCATCACCCTGGCCATCAGCCTGCGGCAACCCCTGGCGCTGCTGGCCTTCCTGTCCCTCCCCCTGGCCGCCCTGGGCGCGCTGCGGGTGGCGAGGGGCAGCAAGGGGCCGGCCCTCATCCCCGTGCTGCAGCACACGGGCCTGGCCATGCTCCTGTGGGCCGTCATCACCACGGCCACCCTGGTCATCGCCTGA